One stretch of Natronobacterium gregoryi SP2 DNA includes these proteins:
- a CDS encoding bacterio-opsin activator domain-containing protein, producing MTRDQDGAETETIVVATASHGNRRGVYERLQETTDLVVRTVETPALRTDDEAVSARKPPTANEPIGGVDPPNLRGLVVELEQPRPDALESFLDRLQTELDEHVPTVVAPWNGSEELAAAAVRADADDYVPLEREDDAVGRILEAIESRSRGYLSESEYHRIIADELPDEAFLIDEDGVYLETKMSPDYVSLYTTSPEELTGSQLTDAFPEGIADRLQRCLDRAISTGEIQTIEYSAPTVEGALRFEARVVPIHERIGGKRAVVWLARDITERARREQQLRSRRADLERINRINAVVRQVIETLVEAPTREVIEREVCEQLVDSELYCASWVVERAGDDDYAYRTGASESDTSLERVLGVDVDREDPLERAAKTGEIQATNHILESNDLPEPLEEAAREEEIRAGICVPIVYEDVTYGVLSVLARREDAFSGSEQASFELLGETMGFAIMALKNRQLLLSDSVVELEFRIDGGDSFSFDISERYDCTTSLEWAGTGTDGRTYQFVTIDGLDGETALEEAESHDSIEECRLIYGGDETCTLEMRLTESGVRTLANHGATIRDVTVESGVGTCLVEIPRNGDVREVAEALSFVYENTELAARREIDRPVRTAAERRDRILDELTERQLTTLRLAYYGGFFDWPRESTGEEIAEMMDVSPPTMHQHLRKALKTVLGEFFTESGRSLDDSA from the coding sequence ATGACACGGGACCAGGACGGGGCCGAGACAGAGACGATCGTCGTCGCCACAGCCAGCCACGGGAACAGACGGGGCGTCTACGAGCGATTACAAGAGACAACCGATCTCGTAGTTCGGACCGTCGAAACACCCGCCCTCAGGACGGACGACGAAGCAGTCTCCGCCCGCAAACCACCGACTGCCAACGAACCGATCGGTGGCGTCGATCCACCGAACCTGCGTGGTCTCGTCGTCGAACTCGAGCAGCCACGTCCGGACGCACTCGAGTCGTTCCTCGATCGTCTTCAGACCGAACTCGACGAGCACGTGCCGACTGTCGTCGCTCCCTGGAACGGCAGCGAGGAACTCGCTGCAGCGGCGGTTCGTGCAGATGCCGACGACTACGTGCCGCTCGAACGCGAGGACGATGCTGTCGGCCGAATTCTCGAGGCGATCGAGTCACGATCGCGCGGATACCTCTCCGAGTCGGAATACCATCGCATCATCGCCGACGAGCTCCCTGACGAGGCGTTTCTTATCGACGAAGACGGCGTTTACCTCGAGACGAAGATGAGTCCCGACTACGTCTCACTGTATACGACGTCGCCGGAAGAGTTGACCGGCAGTCAGCTAACTGATGCGTTTCCGGAGGGGATCGCCGACAGACTGCAGCGGTGTCTCGACCGAGCGATCAGTACGGGCGAAATTCAGACTATCGAGTACAGTGCGCCGACGGTCGAGGGAGCGCTGCGGTTCGAAGCTCGCGTTGTTCCGATTCACGAGCGAATCGGCGGTAAACGCGCGGTCGTCTGGCTGGCCAGAGACATCACGGAACGGGCACGGCGCGAGCAGCAACTCCGCTCTCGGCGAGCCGATCTCGAGCGAATAAACCGGATCAACGCCGTCGTCAGACAGGTGATCGAGACGCTCGTCGAAGCGCCGACGCGAGAGGTGATCGAACGGGAGGTCTGTGAACAGCTCGTCGACTCGGAGCTGTACTGTGCCTCTTGGGTCGTCGAACGAGCAGGAGACGACGACTACGCGTATCGAACGGGGGCGAGTGAGAGCGACACTTCCCTCGAGCGAGTCCTTGGTGTCGACGTCGACCGCGAGGACCCACTCGAGCGCGCCGCGAAAACTGGTGAGATTCAGGCGACGAATCACATTCTCGAGAGCAACGACCTCCCCGAGCCACTGGAGGAGGCGGCTCGCGAGGAGGAGATCCGGGCGGGAATCTGCGTGCCGATCGTCTACGAGGACGTGACCTACGGCGTGCTTTCGGTACTCGCCCGTCGGGAAGATGCCTTCAGCGGGAGCGAGCAGGCCAGTTTCGAACTGCTCGGCGAGACGATGGGGTTTGCGATCATGGCCCTCAAGAACCGCCAACTGTTGCTTTCTGACTCCGTCGTCGAACTCGAGTTTCGAATCGACGGCGGAGACTCGTTCTCGTTCGATATCTCGGAGCGGTACGACTGTACGACCTCCCTCGAGTGGGCGGGAACCGGTACTGATGGGCGGACCTACCAGTTTGTGACGATCGACGGCCTTGACGGCGAGACGGCACTCGAGGAGGCGGAGAGTCACGACTCGATCGAGGAGTGTCGTCTCATCTACGGCGGCGACGAGACGTGTACGCTCGAGATGCGGTTGACGGAGTCCGGCGTCCGGACGCTCGCGAACCACGGGGCGACGATTCGTGACGTCACTGTCGAGAGTGGGGTCGGAACCTGTCTCGTCGAGATTCCACGGAACGGCGATGTCCGCGAGGTCGCCGAAGCGCTCTCTTTTGTCTACGAGAACACGGAACTGGCCGCCCGACGCGAGATCGATCGGCCCGTTCGGACCGCGGCTGAACGGCGCGACCGCATCCTCGACGAACTCACGGAGCGGCAGTTGACGACGCTGCGACTCGCCTACTACGGTGGCTTCTTCGACTGGCCTCGAGAGAGCACCGGCGAAGAGATTGCGGAGATGATGGACGTGTCGCCACCGACGATGCACCAGCACCTCCGGAAGGCACTCAAGACCGTCCTCGGAGAGTTCTTCACAGAGAGCGGTCGGTCCCTGGACGACTCGGCGTAG
- the hutG gene encoding formimidoylglutamase encodes MSEEESDSETDTPAATFAANPEWESTGGWSAVATADDPNDDLFGHVVEPAGIVDPADEDGFELERDAAVVLVGEPYDGAVVGRPGARDGPVEIRRSLARVKTHHFDGGPVGSVADLGDVRTLVDWLENDDDRPVEAVQSRLVEATARVHDLEALPVFLGGDNSLSYPNVAPLAREESVGVINVDAHLDVREPVDGPSSGTPYRQLFEDGLDRYACVGARHFETSSTYHDFVRDRRGELVTAEEVGEDTVAAAGRALEAMADVDHVYVSVDCDVLDAAAAPGVSAPTPGGITTRELYRLLRFVAGDDRIAGFEVVECAPGLDRGTLTVDASARAVAHFLAGYLEGRR; translated from the coding sequence ATGAGCGAGGAGGAATCCGACAGCGAGACCGATACACCGGCTGCAACGTTTGCTGCCAACCCGGAGTGGGAGTCGACCGGCGGCTGGTCGGCGGTCGCGACTGCCGACGACCCGAACGACGACCTGTTCGGCCACGTCGTCGAACCGGCGGGAATCGTCGATCCGGCCGACGAAGACGGCTTCGAACTCGAGAGAGACGCCGCGGTCGTCCTCGTCGGCGAACCGTACGACGGGGCGGTGGTCGGCCGTCCCGGTGCCCGCGACGGTCCAGTCGAGATCAGGCGGTCGCTCGCGCGCGTCAAGACCCACCACTTCGACGGCGGCCCCGTCGGTTCGGTGGCTGATCTGGGCGACGTTCGCACGCTCGTCGACTGGCTCGAAAACGACGATGACCGGCCCGTCGAAGCAGTCCAATCTCGCCTCGTCGAGGCGACGGCACGCGTCCACGACCTCGAGGCGCTCCCGGTCTTCCTCGGCGGCGACAACTCGCTTTCCTATCCGAACGTCGCGCCGCTCGCCCGCGAGGAGTCGGTGGGCGTGATCAACGTCGACGCCCACCTCGACGTCCGTGAACCCGTCGACGGCCCCTCGAGCGGGACGCCGTACCGGCAACTGTTCGAGGACGGTCTCGACCGCTACGCCTGCGTCGGGGCGCGACACTTCGAGACGTCGTCGACTTACCACGACTTCGTCCGCGACCGCCGCGGCGAACTCGTCACCGCGGAAGAGGTCGGCGAGGACACCGTCGCCGCGGCTGGCCGCGCGCTCGAGGCGATGGCCGACGTCGATCACGTCTACGTCAGCGTCGACTGTGACGTCCTCGACGCAGCCGCCGCACCGGGCGTAAGCGCGCCGACGCCGGGCGGGATCACGACTCGAGAACTGTACCGGCTCTTGCGGTTCGTCGCAGGCGACGACCGGATCGCTGGCTTCGAGGTCGTCGAGTGTGCGCCGGGGCTCGATCGCGGAACCCTGACCGTCGACGCCTCCGCAAGAGCCGTCGCACACTTCCTCGCGGGCTATCTCGAGGGGAGACGATGA
- the hutU gene encoding urocanate hydratase, with protein MTDKESSARERRLGEPSEQWREYQGAPTGTDRECEGWRQEAAFRLLNNNLDPAVAEKPEELVVYGGTGRAARSWDAYDAILEELRTLAEDETLLVQSGKPVGRFRTHERAPRVLIANSNLVGKWDDWEHFHELEAEGKIMYGQMTAGSWAYIGTQGIVQGTFETLAELARQHFDGDLSGRIVATAGLGGMGGAQPLAVTMNEGVCIAAEVDEERIDRRLETGYCMETVDDLDEAIERAREAAEVGEPYSVGVHANAAALHERFVERGFVPDVVTDQTSAHDALEGYYPAGYTVEAADELRENDPETYREESLETMERHVDAILELQDRGAIAFEYGNNLRGQVEEHCDHDDAFDFPGFVPAYIRPQFCRGKGPFRWLALSGDPADIHRTDEAVLELFPEKDHLRRWIELAQDKVQFQGLPSRVCWLGYNTEGEGDEALTERARFALRINELVAEGEISAPIVVTRDHLDAGSVASPNRETEAMQDGTDAVADWPLLNALLNCAAGADIVSVHDGGGVGIGNAVHANNHVVLDGTDLAAEKARRVFTTDPGTGVIRHADAGYEDALSEAQESNVHVPMEDLE; from the coding sequence ATGACAGACAAGGAGTCGTCGGCCCGAGAACGCCGACTGGGAGAACCGAGCGAACAGTGGCGCGAGTACCAGGGTGCGCCGACGGGGACGGACCGCGAGTGTGAGGGGTGGCGACAGGAGGCAGCCTTCCGACTGCTCAACAACAACCTCGATCCGGCGGTCGCCGAGAAACCCGAGGAACTGGTCGTCTACGGTGGGACTGGTCGGGCGGCGCGGTCGTGGGACGCTTACGACGCGATTCTCGAGGAGTTGCGGACACTTGCCGAGGACGAGACGCTTCTCGTGCAGTCGGGCAAACCTGTCGGTCGATTCCGAACACACGAACGCGCGCCCCGAGTACTGATCGCGAACTCGAACCTCGTCGGGAAGTGGGACGACTGGGAGCACTTCCACGAACTCGAGGCCGAGGGGAAGATCATGTACGGCCAGATGACCGCGGGGTCGTGGGCCTACATCGGTACGCAGGGGATCGTCCAGGGGACATTCGAGACGCTCGCCGAGCTGGCACGCCAGCACTTCGACGGCGACCTCTCGGGACGGATCGTCGCGACGGCCGGTCTGGGCGGGATGGGCGGCGCGCAGCCGCTCGCGGTCACGATGAACGAAGGCGTCTGTATCGCGGCAGAGGTCGACGAAGAACGGATCGACCGCCGCCTCGAGACCGGTTACTGCATGGAGACAGTCGACGACCTCGACGAAGCGATCGAACGCGCTCGGGAGGCCGCCGAGGTGGGCGAACCCTACAGCGTCGGCGTCCACGCGAACGCCGCCGCCCTCCACGAGCGGTTCGTAGAACGCGGGTTCGTTCCAGACGTCGTCACCGACCAGACCAGCGCCCACGACGCGCTCGAAGGGTACTATCCTGCAGGCTACACGGTCGAGGCGGCCGACGAACTCCGGGAGAACGATCCCGAAACGTACCGCGAGGAAAGCCTCGAGACGATGGAGCGACACGTCGACGCCATCCTCGAGCTACAGGACCGAGGTGCGATCGCCTTCGAGTACGGGAACAACCTCCGTGGACAGGTCGAAGAGCACTGCGACCACGACGACGCGTTCGACTTTCCCGGGTTCGTCCCCGCCTACATCCGCCCGCAGTTCTGTCGCGGGAAAGGGCCGTTCCGCTGGCTCGCGCTTTCGGGCGATCCGGCGGACATCCACCGGACCGACGAGGCCGTCCTCGAGTTGTTCCCCGAAAAGGACCACCTCCGCCGGTGGATCGAACTCGCCCAGGACAAAGTCCAGTTTCAGGGGCTCCCGAGCCGGGTCTGTTGGCTCGGCTACAACACGGAAGGCGAGGGCGACGAGGCGCTCACCGAACGCGCTCGCTTTGCCTTGCGAATCAACGAACTCGTCGCCGAGGGCGAGATTTCGGCCCCGATCGTCGTCACCCGCGACCACCTCGATGCGGGGTCGGTCGCGAGTCCGAACCGCGAGACAGAGGCCATGCAAGACGGGACGGACGCGGTCGCCGATTGGCCACTCCTGAACGCGCTGCTAAACTGTGCGGCCGGTGCGGATATCGTCAGCGTCCACGACGGCGGTGGCGTCGGCATCGGCAACGCCGTCCACGCGAACAACCACGTCGTCCTCGACGGCACCGACCTCGCCGCGGAGAAGGCCAGACGGGTGTTCACGACCGATCCCGGGACAGGCGTGATCCGCCACGCCGACGCGGGCTACGAAGACGCACTTTCAGAAGCCCAGGAGTCGAACGTCCACGTACCGATGGAGGATCTCGAGTAA
- the hutI gene encoding imidazolonepropionase produces the protein MTPKRICVVYDASELVVGPGDDDPLEVREDAAVAAVDGEVVAVGDTDEVTREYPPENAEVAIDADGSAVVPGFVDPHTHAVFAGDRSDEFEARLRGKSYQEILEGGGGILRTVEATRKASADQLLENLCSHLDVMLAGGTTTVEVKSGYGLDAETELRLLEVVERANEHHPVDLVPTFLGAHAVPDGVSTDEYVDHVVDEQLPAVESQGIAEFCDVFCEEGVFDVSQSRRVLEAGREAGLIPKVHAEEFTRLGGSQLAADLEAASADHLLCATDADVEALLAAGVVPVLLPGTAFGLGEEYADAQAILEAGGPLAIATDFNPNCHARSMAFAQTLSCVEMGLTPAEALRAATSGAARALEREDGTGTLEVGAPADAVVLEAPSYAHLAYRFDTSAAETVVKDGEVVGT, from the coding sequence ATGACGCCGAAACGAATCTGCGTCGTCTACGACGCGAGCGAACTCGTCGTCGGCCCCGGAGACGACGACCCGCTCGAGGTCCGCGAGGACGCCGCCGTCGCCGCGGTCGACGGCGAGGTCGTCGCAGTCGGCGACACGGACGAGGTCACCCGCGAGTACCCGCCGGAGAACGCCGAGGTGGCGATCGACGCCGACGGGAGCGCCGTCGTTCCGGGGTTCGTCGACCCCCACACCCACGCGGTGTTTGCGGGCGACCGTTCGGACGAGTTCGAGGCCAGACTCCGGGGGAAAAGCTACCAAGAGATCCTGGAGGGGGGCGGCGGCATCCTCCGAACCGTCGAGGCAACCCGCAAAGCAAGTGCCGACCAGCTCCTCGAGAACCTGTGTTCACACCTCGACGTCATGCTCGCAGGCGGGACGACGACCGTCGAGGTCAAGTCGGGGTACGGGCTCGACGCCGAGACCGAGTTACGGCTGCTCGAGGTCGTCGAGCGGGCGAACGAACACCACCCGGTCGACCTCGTGCCGACGTTTCTGGGTGCCCACGCAGTCCCCGACGGCGTCTCGACCGACGAGTACGTCGACCACGTCGTCGACGAGCAACTGCCCGCAGTCGAGTCACAGGGAATCGCCGAGTTCTGTGACGTCTTCTGTGAGGAGGGCGTCTTCGACGTTTCCCAGTCGCGTCGCGTCCTCGAGGCCGGTCGCGAAGCCGGACTCATCCCGAAGGTCCACGCCGAGGAGTTCACACGGCTGGGTGGCTCGCAACTGGCCGCCGACCTCGAGGCGGCGAGCGCCGACCACCTCCTGTGTGCGACCGACGCGGACGTCGAGGCGCTGCTCGCAGCCGGCGTCGTCCCCGTCTTGCTGCCTGGCACCGCGTTCGGCCTCGGGGAGGAGTACGCCGACGCGCAGGCCATCCTCGAGGCCGGTGGCCCGCTCGCGATTGCGACCGACTTCAACCCCAACTGCCACGCCCGGAGCATGGCGTTCGCCCAGACGCTGTCCTGCGTCGAGATGGGACTCACCCCCGCAGAGGCGCTCCGGGCAGCCACGAGCGGTGCGGCGCGGGCACTCGAGCGCGAGGACGGGACCGGGACGCTCGAGGTCGGCGCGCCGGCCGACGCCGTCGTGCTCGAGGCACCGTCGTATGCACACCTCGCCTACCGGTTCGACACGTCGGCCGCCGAGACAGTAGTGAAAGACGGCGAGGTGGTGGGTACGTGA
- a CDS encoding helix-turn-helix domain-containing protein has product MYEATFVVADSSVYTDPTEDADCRVELWCNEHSDLLYATGSRLEPLLSRVRDTVGIEEQVEGNGEAVVITSSCFKEHDETHVDRYLETHNCLLVPPLRYEDGRKQCRILALDPSSLTDLYVDLLEDDFALDVRSKREITIPSHSSPLSTLDDALPELTDRQREVLSLAVERGYYELPRETTTRELAGDFDLSRRTVEDHLRRAERKLLTTLVANLY; this is encoded by the coding sequence GTGTACGAAGCTACGTTCGTCGTCGCCGACTCGAGCGTCTACACCGACCCCACGGAAGACGCCGATTGCCGCGTGGAACTCTGGTGTAACGAACACTCCGACCTGCTGTACGCGACCGGATCGCGACTCGAACCCCTGCTCTCTCGCGTCCGCGACACCGTCGGCATCGAGGAACAGGTCGAGGGTAACGGCGAGGCCGTCGTCATCACGAGTTCGTGTTTCAAAGAGCACGACGAAACCCACGTCGATCGCTACCTCGAGACCCACAACTGCCTGCTCGTGCCGCCGTTGCGGTACGAAGACGGACGGAAGCAGTGTCGAATCCTCGCGCTCGATCCATCCAGTCTGACCGACCTGTACGTCGACCTGCTCGAGGACGACTTCGCGCTCGACGTTCGCAGCAAACGCGAGATCACGATACCGTCACACTCCTCGCCGTTGTCGACGCTCGACGACGCGTTACCGGAACTGACGGACCGGCAACGAGAGGTGCTCTCGCTGGCGGTCGAGCGAGGATACTACGAACTCCCGCGCGAAACGACGACTCGAGAACTGGCCGGTGATTTCGACCTCAGTCGGCGAACAGTGGAAGACCACCTGCGGCGTGCGGAACGAAAACTGCTGACGACGCTCGTCGCGAATCTCTACTGA
- a CDS encoding MTH865 family protein, whose amino-acid sequence MADESEIRDQMIDAFEEADYPISSPMDLVPALPNGPGTTFEDGDFSITAMELNTKTSGGDFPYDDVETFVDDVLEDLKEQGEL is encoded by the coding sequence ATGGCAGACGAATCCGAAATCCGCGACCAGATGATCGACGCGTTCGAAGAAGCCGACTACCCGATTTCGAGTCCGATGGACCTCGTGCCGGCGCTGCCGAACGGACCCGGAACGACGTTCGAGGACGGCGATTTCTCGATAACAGCGATGGAACTGAACACGAAGACATCCGGCGGCGACTTCCCGTACGACGACGTCGAAACGTTCGTCGACGACGTCCTCGAGGACCTCAAAGAACAGGGCGAACTGTAA
- the hutH gene encoding histidine ammonia-lyase — protein sequence MTVSLDGESLTPEDVVTVAREDVPVTVPDSARERVRESRQRVERVLESEEPVYGINTGFGELVDERIPPEDLQRLQHNLLCSHATGAGRELAREAVRATMVARINALVTGYSGVREAVIDHLVGCCNEGVHPVVKSRGSLGASGDLAPLAHMALVLVGEGEAIVETDAQERRLSGDEALAEIGLEPLSLAPKEGLALINGTQLTVGLASLAVVDAERLVRAADAAGALTTETTLATTATADSAIHDVRPHTGQQESAAFVRRLTADSEVVEAHRNCDRVQDAYSLRCLPQVHGAVRDAVAHLREGVEIELNSATDNPLVFAADRVDERASGTDNAAVLSGGNFHGAPLALRLEYVRLALADLAAISERRIDRMLNPNIQEPHLPPFLAVDSGVESGYMIAQYTAASLLNEIRALGAASTDNVPVSGGQEDHVSMSAQSALQVQTALENATWVVAAELCCGAEAAEYVDTASDIEPGPLTLGSGTEAVCDLVRDVVPPLSETGDRPLHDDIGRVVDLIEAGLLEEQLVATLERDDEDRSA from the coding sequence GTGACCGTCTCCCTCGACGGCGAGTCCCTGACCCCCGAAGACGTCGTCACGGTCGCTCGAGAAGACGTGCCGGTCACGGTGCCCGACTCCGCCCGAGAACGCGTCCGGGAGTCACGCCAGCGCGTCGAGCGAGTCCTGGAGAGCGAAGAGCCCGTCTACGGGATCAACACCGGCTTCGGGGAACTCGTCGACGAGCGAATCCCGCCTGAAGATCTGCAGCGACTCCAGCACAACCTCCTGTGCAGTCACGCGACCGGCGCGGGCCGGGAACTCGCCCGCGAAGCAGTCCGGGCAACGATGGTCGCCCGGATCAACGCTCTGGTCACGGGCTACTCGGGAGTCCGCGAGGCCGTGATCGACCACCTGGTCGGGTGCTGTAACGAGGGCGTCCATCCCGTCGTCAAGTCTCGTGGAAGCCTCGGTGCCAGCGGCGACCTCGCACCGCTTGCCCACATGGCGCTCGTACTGGTCGGCGAAGGCGAAGCCATCGTCGAGACGGACGCTCAGGAACGGCGGCTGTCCGGCGACGAGGCCCTGGCCGAGATCGGCCTCGAGCCGCTTTCTCTCGCCCCGAAAGAGGGGCTGGCGCTCATCAACGGTACCCAGCTGACAGTCGGGCTGGCCTCGCTTGCGGTCGTCGACGCTGAACGACTCGTCCGTGCGGCCGACGCCGCGGGCGCACTGACGACCGAGACGACACTCGCCACGACGGCGACGGCCGATTCGGCGATCCACGACGTTCGTCCCCACACTGGCCAACAGGAGAGCGCCGCCTTCGTTCGCCGTCTCACGGCCGACAGCGAGGTCGTCGAGGCACACCGCAACTGCGATCGGGTCCAGGACGCCTACTCGCTGCGCTGTCTCCCGCAGGTTCACGGCGCAGTGCGTGACGCAGTGGCACATCTCCGAGAGGGCGTCGAGATCGAACTCAACAGCGCGACCGACAACCCGCTCGTGTTCGCCGCGGATCGCGTCGACGAACGGGCATCTGGGACCGACAACGCCGCCGTGCTCTCGGGGGGAAACTTCCACGGCGCGCCGCTTGCCCTGCGACTCGAGTACGTCAGGCTCGCGCTCGCTGACCTCGCAGCGATCTCCGAACGGCGGATCGACCGGATGCTGAACCCGAACATTCAGGAGCCACACCTGCCACCGTTTCTGGCGGTCGATAGCGGCGTCGAGTCGGGCTACATGATCGCCCAGTACACTGCCGCTTCGCTTCTCAACGAGATTCGGGCGCTCGGGGCTGCGTCGACGGACAACGTCCCCGTAAGCGGCGGGCAAGAAGACCACGTCAGTATGAGCGCCCAGTCGGCACTTCAGGTCCAGACGGCTCTCGAGAACGCGACCTGGGTCGTCGCCGCCGAACTCTGCTGTGGGGCTGAAGCCGCCGAGTACGTCGACACAGCGTCCGACATCGAACCCGGACCACTCACGCTTGGCAGCGGGACGGAGGCCGTATGCGACCTCGTTCGCGATGTCGTCCCGCCGCTTTCAGAGACCGGCGATCGACCGCTCCACGACGATATCGGGCGCGTCGTCGACCTGATCGAAGCAGGACTACTCGAGGAGCAACTCGTGGCGACGCTCGAACGAGACGACGAAGATCGATCCGCGTGA
- a CDS encoding cobyric acid synthase has translation MSRTLLVAGTASHVGKSTVAAGLCRLLADRGVSVAPFKAQNMSNNARVVARPSGGDGDEWGEIGVSQFVQARAARTTPTTDCNPVLLKPRGDGESQLVVQGTAHDHVPAGEYYEEYWEYAREAAAESYQRLSADHDVVVAEGAGSIAEINLHDRDLANVETADFTDAEIVLLVDIERGGAFASLYGTLELLPDSVRERVVGAIVTKFRGDPSLLEPGIEEIESRTGVPILGVLPYDDPGLPEEDSLSLPDEDERGVLGDDDGVPADRRLRIAVPRLPRISNATDLEALAAEPGVSVVFVPLEEDDPLAGVDADAVVVPGTKNTVDDLLALRESAFGDALASFPGPIVGICGGFQQLGERITNAALEGTGSDDVVEGLGLLPVETRFEREKRLERTTVPVDGAATPLFAGANGTASGYEIHAGRTRLLESATGVTRPLGETSVARGGIVGTYLHGLFDNENVREAFLERVAASASVDRPTKSESDEATPYDRAATLVREHVDLEVLGVDGAAYPDCSR, from the coding sequence ATGAGCCGAACGCTTCTCGTCGCCGGGACCGCGAGTCACGTGGGCAAGTCGACCGTCGCGGCCGGATTGTGTCGGTTGCTGGCCGACCGCGGCGTTTCCGTCGCGCCGTTCAAGGCACAGAACATGAGCAACAACGCCCGTGTGGTCGCCCGGCCGAGCGGCGGCGACGGCGACGAGTGGGGCGAGATCGGCGTCTCCCAGTTCGTTCAGGCTCGAGCAGCCCGGACGACGCCGACCACCGACTGCAATCCCGTCTTGCTCAAGCCTCGCGGCGACGGAGAGAGCCAACTCGTCGTCCAGGGAACGGCTCACGATCACGTCCCGGCCGGTGAGTACTACGAGGAGTACTGGGAGTACGCCCGCGAAGCCGCCGCAGAGTCGTATCAGCGACTGTCAGCAGATCACGACGTGGTCGTCGCCGAAGGTGCCGGCAGCATCGCCGAGATCAACCTCCACGATCGGGATCTGGCGAACGTCGAGACGGCCGACTTTACCGACGCCGAGATCGTCCTGCTGGTCGACATCGAACGTGGCGGTGCCTTCGCTAGCCTCTATGGGACCCTCGAGTTGCTCCCGGACTCGGTCCGCGAGCGCGTCGTCGGTGCAATCGTCACTAAGTTCCGCGGGGACCCGTCCCTGCTCGAGCCAGGCATCGAGGAGATCGAGTCACGGACTGGCGTTCCGATTCTGGGCGTGCTCCCGTACGACGATCCTGGGCTGCCGGAAGAGGACAGTCTCTCACTGCCCGACGAGGATGAACGCGGTGTGCTCGGCGACGACGACGGCGTCCCGGCCGACCGCCGCCTTCGGATCGCCGTCCCTCGACTCCCGCGGATCTCGAACGCGACCGACCTCGAGGCGCTTGCGGCCGAACCGGGTGTTTCGGTGGTGTTCGTCCCGCTCGAGGAGGACGATCCGCTCGCTGGCGTCGACGCGGACGCCGTCGTCGTTCCCGGCACGAAGAACACGGTCGACGACCTCCTTGCGCTCCGTGAGTCGGCGTTCGGTGACGCGCTCGCCTCGTTTCCCGGCCCGATCGTCGGCATCTGTGGTGGCTTCCAGCAACTCGGCGAGCGAATCACGAACGCCGCGCTCGAGGGGACGGGATCTGACGACGTCGTCGAGGGGCTAGGGCTGTTGCCGGTCGAGACGCGGTTCGAGCGAGAAAAGCGACTCGAGCGGACGACGGTACCGGTCGACGGGGCGGCGACGCCGCTGTTTGCGGGCGCAAACGGGACGGCTTCGGGGTACGAGATTCACGCCGGTCGGACCCGACTGCTCGAGTCTGCGACCGGTGTGACGCGTCCGCTCGGAGAGACGAGCGTCGCACGTGGCGGGATCGTGGGGACGTATCTCCACGGGCTCTTCGACAACGAGAACGTGCGCGAGGCGTTTCTAGAGAGGGTCGCGGCGTCTGCAAGCGTCGATCGACCCACGAAGAGCGAGTCGGACGAGGCGACTCCGTACGATCGTGCGGCGACGCTGGTTCGAGAACACGTCGACCTCGAGGTGCTGGGGGTCGACGGAGCGGCCTACCCCGACTGCTCACGGTAG
- a CDS encoding ribbon-helix-helix domain-containing protein, producing MAKDTVRYPDEIVEEIDELVDDGMFESKSEFYRFSAEYVLTLINPDHEVETFNFDEIKSEIDISEEDHAKALGTDGGTFFLDSVITVRKHGLRGDYEAAERYIDTHYDPTDQECIILEELLGTYREQSG from the coding sequence ATGGCGAAAGATACCGTCAGATACCCCGACGAGATCGTCGAAGAGATCGACGAACTCGTCGACGACGGTATGTTCGAGAGCAAGTCCGAGTTCTATCGGTTCTCCGCGGAGTACGTCCTCACTCTCATCAACCCCGACCACGAGGTCGAGACGTTCAACTTCGACGAGATCAAGTCCGAAATCGACATCTCGGAGGAAGACCACGCCAAGGCGCTTGGCACCGACGGCGGGACCTTCTTCCTCGACTCGGTGATTACGGTCCGAAAACACGGCCTCCGCGGAGATTACGAGGCCGCAGAACGCTACATCGACACCCACTACGATCCGACCGACCAGGAGTGTATCATCCTCGAGGAACTCCTGGGAACCTACCGTGAGCAGTCGGGGTAG